A window from Roseburia sp. 499 encodes these proteins:
- a CDS encoding glycosyltransferase family protein, whose protein sequence is MRSKKRIILIRGTWETLDVFSKGLESYFAETGAEVFVLDTKELLISLGKLYDFIQKPVDAVITFNNVGLNIELTPREKLWNQLDFLCINILVDHPVCYLQELQMAPKKTVAICVDKNHVHFIKRYFPNIMATHFVPHGGMLWKKEQISWQERDIDVLYAGGLPRDVAAGYIPQNLNEICGINSEELCDKVLTALITNTKCTLETAIENYFRKQQIEVADEQLLQYIRLFRFLDVYAISYYRERAIKLLIENGIHVTLYGPGWEKCEWISHPNLEYHPNVPPEEILTLMGRAKIVLNSMPNFKNGSHERIFNGMLAGAVVVSDTSRYLEEEAEGKNFLYLYELKKQHELPEMITHILEHPQDAKQMTERAYKVAVEHHTWQKRAQKIEEYIERYQSGNTI, encoded by the coding sequence ATGAGGTCAAAAAAAAGAATTATTCTCATTCGGGGGACATGGGAGACTTTGGATGTATTTTCAAAAGGACTAGAATCGTATTTTGCCGAGACTGGAGCAGAGGTTTTTGTTTTAGATACAAAGGAGCTTTTGATAAGCCTTGGAAAGCTTTATGATTTTATACAAAAGCCGGTAGATGCGGTGATTACATTTAATAATGTGGGATTAAATATAGAGTTGACTCCGAGAGAAAAATTGTGGAATCAGCTGGATTTTTTGTGTATAAATATTCTGGTAGATCATCCTGTGTGCTATTTACAGGAATTACAAATGGCACCGAAAAAAACAGTTGCAATATGTGTGGATAAGAATCATGTGCACTTTATCAAAAGATATTTTCCGAATATTATGGCAACTCATTTTGTGCCTCATGGTGGTATGCTTTGGAAGAAAGAACAGATTTCGTGGCAGGAACGAGATATAGATGTATTATATGCGGGAGGGTTACCTAGAGATGTGGCAGCCGGTTATATACCGCAGAATTTGAATGAAATCTGTGGAATTAACAGTGAAGAGTTGTGCGATAAAGTGTTGACGGCCTTAATTACCAATACAAAGTGTACTTTGGAAACAGCGATAGAAAATTATTTTAGGAAGCAACAGATAGAAGTAGCGGATGAACAGTTATTACAGTATATTCGTTTGTTTCGTTTTTTGGATGTATATGCCATATCCTATTACCGTGAGCGGGCAATTAAGCTACTGATTGAAAATGGAATACATGTAACGTTATATGGTCCTGGATGGGAGAAATGTGAATGGATTTCTCATCCAAATTTGGAGTATCATCCCAATGTCCCACCGGAAGAAATATTGACGTTGATGGGGAGAGCAAAGATTGTTTTAAATAGTATGCCGAACTTTAAGAATGGTTCTCATGAGAGAATATTTAACGGAATGCTTGCAGGAGCTGTAGTAGTATCGGATACTTCGCGTTATTTGGAAGAGGAAGCAGAAGGAAAAAATTTCTTATATCTGTATGAGTTAAAGAAACAACATGAATTGCCGGAGATGATAACTCATATTTTGGAGCACCCGCAAGATGCTAAGCAGATGACAGAACGTGCATATAAAGTAGCAGTGGAACACCATACCTGGCAGAAGCGGGCGCAGAAAATTGAGGAATATATAGAACGGTATCAATCTGGGAACACAATTTGA
- a CDS encoding glycosyltransferase family protein, with the protein MRILYIDWPCFGKVDVQFTLEQDGHEFVPFFHEGYQDRDNPEFDQAFREFVGDTHYDCCFSFNYFHIVSNNCKEMGIKYIAALYDSPCVMLYSYSLINPTNYVFMFDKQEYLKLKNGGIDTVYYSPLPVNSTIIDFLIEKPFDRNKLSADVSFVGSLYNEDHNFFERLGGANDYTKGYLDAIMEAQLKVQGYNFIEEVLTPDIIAELQRVSPYAPTPSGIETPEYIYSNYFIDRKLTSIERHRLLTAVAKHCNLKLYTINKDAIIPGAVNMGAVDYYSEMPYVFANSKINLNITLRSIQSGIPLRAMDILGAGGFLLTNFQADFLDYFIPNEDFVYYESEEDLINKVNYYLSHEKERIEIAHNGHEKVKTNHSFEQFFHNIFQIVFPD; encoded by the coding sequence ATGAGAATCTTATATATTGACTGGCCTTGCTTTGGCAAGGTTGATGTCCAATTTACTTTAGAGCAAGATGGACATGAATTTGTACCTTTTTTTCACGAAGGTTATCAAGACCGTGATAATCCGGAATTCGATCAGGCATTTCGGGAATTTGTTGGCGATACTCATTATGACTGTTGCTTTTCCTTTAATTATTTTCATATTGTTTCAAACAACTGTAAGGAAATGGGGATAAAATATATTGCAGCACTTTATGACAGCCCGTGTGTCATGTTGTACTCTTACTCCCTGATTAATCCGACTAACTATGTTTTTATGTTTGATAAACAGGAATATTTAAAACTAAAAAATGGAGGAATTGATACTGTATACTACAGCCCACTTCCTGTAAACAGTACCATTATTGATTTTTTAATAGAAAAGCCCTTTGATCGAAACAAACTTTCTGCTGATGTTTCTTTTGTTGGATCACTTTACAATGAAGACCATAATTTCTTTGAGCGTTTAGGAGGCGCTAATGATTACACAAAAGGTTACTTAGATGCCATTATGGAAGCACAACTAAAGGTACAAGGTTATAACTTTATTGAGGAAGTGCTCACACCAGACATTATTGCTGAACTCCAAAGAGTTTCTCCTTATGCACCGACCCCTTCCGGCATTGAAACTCCAGAATATATTTATTCTAACTATTTCATCGACCGCAAATTGACTTCTATTGAACGTCATAGGTTATTAACTGCTGTTGCAAAACATTGCAATCTTAAATTATATACCATTAATAAAGATGCCATCATTCCCGGAGCCGTTAATATGGGAGCTGTAGACTATTATTCCGAGATGCCTTATGTTTTTGCCAACAGCAAGATTAATTTAAATATTACGTTACGAAGTATCCAGTCCGGTATTCCATTACGCGCCATGGACATTCTGGGAGCCGGGGGATTCCTGTTGACAAACTTTCAGGCAGACTTTTTGGATTACTTTATTCCAAATGAAGATTTTGTATATTATGAAAGCGAAGAAGATTTAATTAACAAAGTAAATTACTACCTTTCTCACGAGAAAGAACGGATAGAAATCGCCCATAATGGTCACGAAAAAGTCAAGACAAATCACAGTTTTGAACAATTCTTTCATAACATTTTTCAAATTGTGTTCCCAGATTGA